In the Arthrobacter sp. Soc17.1.1.1 genome, GAGTACATCCACGGTGACTACGCGGCGGCGGTCCGCGACGGCGGGCTCGATTCCGCGACGCAGTACGAGCTGTGGAAGGCCGTGTGGAGCTCGCTGAACGACGCCAACCTCTTCGAGCTCGCCGCCGCCCTCGAACGGCACAATGCGCTCCTCGGATCCTTCGCGCCGCTGACCTTCATCGGGAACCACGACGTCACGCGGATCGCCAGCAAACTCGCCGATCCCGGCCTGCTGGCGCACGCCGTCGTCGTCCTGCTGACGGTCGGCGGCACCCCGTCCGTCTACTACGGGGACGAGCAGGGCTACCGGGGCGTCAAGGAGGACCGGGCCGGGGGAGACGACGACGTGCGGCCGCTCTTCCCGGCCGGACCCGGGGGGCTGTCGGGCGTCGGACGGCCCGTGTACGAGGTGCACCAGGAGCTCATCGGCGTCCGGCGGCGCCACCCCTGGCTGCACCGCGCCACCACGGAGGTGCTGCACCTGTCCAACGAGGCCCTCGTCTACCGCGTCTCCGACAGCACCGACAGCACCGACACCACCGACAGCACCGACGCGCTCGTCGTGGCACTCAACCTCGCCCACGAGCCCCGGTCCGTGGACGTCGCCGCCGGGCCGGTCCTCGCGGGCCGGGCCGCGGTGGACGCCGGGGCCGGCCGGATCCGCCTGCCCGCGCGGGGTTGGGCCGTCCTGGACGCCCCGGGATGACGCCCGACCGGGCTCCGGGATCCACGGGCCCGGACCTGACAGCGGGGGGACGCGCGGAGGGATAATGGTGTCAGGCACAGCGGAGGAGGACGCATGCACGCACAGCACCAGGACCAGGACACCACGGCGGTCGACTTCACGCCCTGGCCGCGGCCCGTTCCGTCGCACGTCCTCGGCGGTATCAAGAAGCTGCTGCTCGTGGCCGTGATCC is a window encoding:
- a CDS encoding alpha-amylase family protein translates to MNEPRWVEHAIWWQVYPLGFTGAEKAATPDPADAHRLAALVPWLDYAVDLGASGLALGPVFASETHGYDTTDYFRIDPRLGTLEDFDTLLAEAHRRGLRVLLDGVFNHTGRSFAPFQDVLAHGPGASTAPWFSLEWPAGAGAGTEPAYRDFEGHHHLVALHHGEPAVADFVVDVMEYWLGRGADGWRLDAAYAVPSSFWAAVTARVRVSYPDAYFVGEYIHGDYAAAVRDGGLDSATQYELWKAVWSSLNDANLFELAAALERHNALLGSFAPLTFIGNHDVTRIASKLADPGLLAHAVVVLLTVGGTPSVYYGDEQGYRGVKEDRAGGDDDVRPLFPAGPGGLSGVGRPVYEVHQELIGVRRRHPWLHRATTEVLHLSNEALVYRVSDSTDSTDTTDSTDALVVALNLAHEPRSVDVAAGPVLAGRAAVDAGAGRIRLPARGWAVLDAPG